One Felis catus isolate Fca126 chromosome D2, F.catus_Fca126_mat1.0, whole genome shotgun sequence DNA window includes the following coding sequences:
- the LOC109496957 gene encoding olfactory receptor 13A1 isoform X1 → MPYEPQEREVFVIFRRGSTWLRSNRDFMVILTERVSAPLFSDLPVDQLDEETVPLPWKLQREGNLLIILAISFNSGLHTPMYFFLFNLATMDIICTSSIMPKALEGLMSEESSISYGGCMAQLYFLTWAASSELLLLTVMAYDRYAAICHPLHYSTMMSKAFCSKLTTGVWVLCAFNTTINTGLMLRLNFCGPNIVTHFFCEVPPLLLLSCSSTYVNSIMVVLADAFYGILNFLMTVVSYGFIISSILKMRTVEGKKKAFSTCSSHLIVVCMYYTAVFYAYISPVSSYSAEKSKLAGVLYTMLSPTLNPLMYTLRNKEVKAALRKIFSFTRN, encoded by the exons ATGCCCTATGAACCTCAGGAGAGAGAGGTCTTTGTTATTTTCAGAAGAGGAAGCACCTGGCTGAGGTCCAACAGAGACTTCATGGTCATTCTCACAGAAAGAGTCTCTGCTCCCTTATTCTCTGATCTCCCTGTTGATCAATTGGATGAGGAGACTGTTCCCCTGCCCTGGAAATTACAGCGCGAGG GTAATCTCCTCATCATTTTGGCCATCAGCTTCAACTCTGGGCTCCATACCCCCATGTACTTTTTTCTGTTCAACTTGGCTACCATGGATATTATCTGCACCTCTTCCATCATGCCCAAAGCACTGGAGGGTCTGATGTCAGAGGAGAGCTCCATCTCTTATGGGGGTTGCATGGCCCAGCTCTATTTCCTCACATGGGCTGCATCCTCTGAGCTGCTCCTCCTCACGGTCATGGCCTATGACCGGTATGCAGCCATCTGCCACCCTCTGCATTACAGCACCATGATGAGCAAGGCTTTCTGCAGCAAGCTGACCACAGGTGTCTGGGTACTCTGTGCCTTCAACACAACCATCAACACTGGGCTGATGCTGCGGTTGAATTTCTGTGGTCCCAATATCGTTACCCATTTTTTCTGTGAGGTGCCTCCTCTGTTGCTTCTCTCCTGTAGCTCCACCTATGTGAATAGCATCATGGTTGTCCTGGCTGACGCCTTTTATGGCATATTGAACTTCCTGATGACCGTCGTGTCATATGGCTTTATCATCTCCAGCATTCTAAAGATGCGGACTgtagaggggaagaaaaaagcctTTTCCACCTGCTCTTCCCACCTCATtgtggtgtgtatgtattatACCGCTGTCTTCTATGCCTACATAAGCCCTGTCTCTAGCTACAGTGCAGAGAAGAGCAAGTTGGCTGGTGTATTGTACACCATGTTGAGCCCTACTCTCAACCCCCTCATGTATACTCTGAGAAACAAGGAGGTCAAAGCAGCCCTCAGGAAGATTTTCTCCTTCaccagaaattaa
- the LOC109496957 gene encoding olfactory receptor 13A1 isoform X3, with translation MVILTERVSAPLFSDLPVDQLDEETVPLPWKLQREGNLLIILAISFNSGLHTPMYFFLFNLATMDIICTSSIMPKALEGLMSEESSISYGGCMAQLYFLTWAASSELLLLTVMAYDRYAAICHPLHYSTMMSKAFCSKLTTGVWVLCAFNTTINTGLMLRLNFCGPNIVTHFFCEVPPLLLLSCSSTYVNSIMVVLADAFYGILNFLMTVVSYGFIISSILKMRTVEGKKKAFSTCSSHLIVVCMYYTAVFYAYISPVSSYSAEKSKLAGVLYTMLSPTLNPLMYTLRNKEVKAALRKIFSFTRN, from the exons ATGGTCATTCTCACAGAAAGAGTCTCTGCTCCCTTATTCTCTGATCTCCCTGTTGATCAATTGGATGAGGAGACTGTTCCCCTGCCCTGGAAATTACAGCGCGAGG GTAATCTCCTCATCATTTTGGCCATCAGCTTCAACTCTGGGCTCCATACCCCCATGTACTTTTTTCTGTTCAACTTGGCTACCATGGATATTATCTGCACCTCTTCCATCATGCCCAAAGCACTGGAGGGTCTGATGTCAGAGGAGAGCTCCATCTCTTATGGGGGTTGCATGGCCCAGCTCTATTTCCTCACATGGGCTGCATCCTCTGAGCTGCTCCTCCTCACGGTCATGGCCTATGACCGGTATGCAGCCATCTGCCACCCTCTGCATTACAGCACCATGATGAGCAAGGCTTTCTGCAGCAAGCTGACCACAGGTGTCTGGGTACTCTGTGCCTTCAACACAACCATCAACACTGGGCTGATGCTGCGGTTGAATTTCTGTGGTCCCAATATCGTTACCCATTTTTTCTGTGAGGTGCCTCCTCTGTTGCTTCTCTCCTGTAGCTCCACCTATGTGAATAGCATCATGGTTGTCCTGGCTGACGCCTTTTATGGCATATTGAACTTCCTGATGACCGTCGTGTCATATGGCTTTATCATCTCCAGCATTCTAAAGATGCGGACTgtagaggggaagaaaaaagcctTTTCCACCTGCTCTTCCCACCTCATtgtggtgtgtatgtattatACCGCTGTCTTCTATGCCTACATAAGCCCTGTCTCTAGCTACAGTGCAGAGAAGAGCAAGTTGGCTGGTGTATTGTACACCATGTTGAGCCCTACTCTCAACCCCCTCATGTATACTCTGAGAAACAAGGAGGTCAAAGCAGCCCTCAGGAAGATTTTCTCCTTCaccagaaattaa
- the LOC109496957 gene encoding olfactory receptor 13A1 isoform X2: MIMETPLSPRTMSNQTLVTEFILQGFSEHPEYHVLLFSCFLSLYSVALTGNLLIILAISFNSGLHTPMYFFLFNLATMDIICTSSIMPKALEGLMSEESSISYGGCMAQLYFLTWAASSELLLLTVMAYDRYAAICHPLHYSTMMSKAFCSKLTTGVWVLCAFNTTINTGLMLRLNFCGPNIVTHFFCEVPPLLLLSCSSTYVNSIMVVLADAFYGILNFLMTVVSYGFIISSILKMRTVEGKKKAFSTCSSHLIVVCMYYTAVFYAYISPVSSYSAEKSKLAGVLYTMLSPTLNPLMYTLRNKEVKAALRKIFSFTRN, translated from the coding sequence ATGATCATGGAAACCCCTCTCAGCCCAAGGACCATGAGTAACCAGACGCTAGTAACAGAGTTTATCTTGCAGGGCTTTTCAGAGCACCCAGAATACCATGTGCTCTTATTCAGCTGTTTCCTCTCCCTCTACTCTGTGGCCCTCACAGGTAATCTCCTCATCATTTTGGCCATCAGCTTCAACTCTGGGCTCCATACCCCCATGTACTTTTTTCTGTTCAACTTGGCTACCATGGATATTATCTGCACCTCTTCCATCATGCCCAAAGCACTGGAGGGTCTGATGTCAGAGGAGAGCTCCATCTCTTATGGGGGTTGCATGGCCCAGCTCTATTTCCTCACATGGGCTGCATCCTCTGAGCTGCTCCTCCTCACGGTCATGGCCTATGACCGGTATGCAGCCATCTGCCACCCTCTGCATTACAGCACCATGATGAGCAAGGCTTTCTGCAGCAAGCTGACCACAGGTGTCTGGGTACTCTGTGCCTTCAACACAACCATCAACACTGGGCTGATGCTGCGGTTGAATTTCTGTGGTCCCAATATCGTTACCCATTTTTTCTGTGAGGTGCCTCCTCTGTTGCTTCTCTCCTGTAGCTCCACCTATGTGAATAGCATCATGGTTGTCCTGGCTGACGCCTTTTATGGCATATTGAACTTCCTGATGACCGTCGTGTCATATGGCTTTATCATCTCCAGCATTCTAAAGATGCGGACTgtagaggggaagaaaaaagcctTTTCCACCTGCTCTTCCCACCTCATtgtggtgtgtatgtattatACCGCTGTCTTCTATGCCTACATAAGCCCTGTCTCTAGCTACAGTGCAGAGAAGAGCAAGTTGGCTGGTGTATTGTACACCATGTTGAGCCCTACTCTCAACCCCCTCATGTATACTCTGAGAAACAAGGAGGTCAAAGCAGCCCTCAGGAAGATTTTCTCCTTCaccagaaattaa